From Corynebacterium sp. BD556, the proteins below share one genomic window:
- a CDS encoding MBL fold metallo-hydrolase translates to MQHPAYSQLRQVTPSAAVVLAPNPSYAALEGTNSWVIRAPGDDFSIVIDPGPEDEGHLNVLQAKGQKVALILLTHRHHDHADGAQRFRQLTGAPVRAFDLNYCAGAEALEDGEVISVAGVTPTLKVVATPGHTMDSVSFFVYTSEVERDQLEGIVTGDTIAGRHTTMISETDGDLGAYIESLTLLEEQGKNVTLLPGHGPEGEDLSAYARKYIDRRNQRLEQIREVIAEKGEDVDVSTIVDEVYDDVDPVLRGAAEQSTRVTLRYLRNKA, encoded by the coding sequence ATGCAGCATCCCGCTTACAGCCAACTGCGCCAGGTGACCCCGTCTGCGGCGGTTGTCCTCGCGCCGAATCCGAGCTACGCCGCGTTGGAGGGGACGAACTCCTGGGTTATTCGCGCCCCCGGCGATGATTTCAGCATCGTCATCGATCCTGGCCCGGAGGACGAGGGCCACCTCAACGTCCTCCAGGCAAAGGGACAGAAGGTGGCGTTGATCCTTCTGACCCACCGTCACCACGATCACGCTGACGGAGCTCAGCGATTCCGCCAACTCACCGGCGCCCCAGTGCGCGCTTTCGACCTGAATTATTGCGCTGGCGCTGAGGCTCTTGAAGACGGCGAAGTTATTTCCGTTGCTGGTGTCACCCCGACGCTGAAGGTCGTGGCCACTCCGGGCCACACGATGGACTCGGTGAGCTTTTTCGTCTACACCTCCGAGGTGGAGCGCGACCAGCTTGAGGGAATCGTCACCGGCGACACCATCGCAGGGCGCCACACCACGATGATCTCCGAAACGGACGGTGACCTCGGCGCCTACATTGAGTCCCTGACCTTGCTGGAGGAGCAGGGCAAAAACGTCACCCTGTTGCCGGGCCACGGCCCGGAGGGAGAGGACTTATCCGCTTACGCGCGTAAGTACATTGATCGCCGCAACCAACGCCTTGAGCAGATCCGCGAGGTCATTGCGGAAAAGGGCGAGGATGTGGATGTCAGCACGATCGTTGACGAGGTCTACGACGATGTTGACCCGGTCCTGCGCGGAGCGGCCGAGCAGTCCACCCGTGTCACCTTGCGCTATCTGCGCAACAAGGCCTGA
- a CDS encoding WhiB family transcriptional regulator — MTTTLSPVGIAVPQTTSRSDSAGNLVVDRGEWVTHAHCRSGDPDALFVRGAEQRKAAAICRRCPVIMECRADALDNRIEFGVWGGLTERQRRAVLRKNPEVTDWATHLAEGREIAGL; from the coding sequence ATGACCACCACTTTGAGCCCTGTCGGCATTGCTGTCCCTCAAACCACCAGTAGAAGCGATTCGGCTGGCAATCTCGTGGTGGATCGTGGTGAGTGGGTCACTCACGCCCACTGCCGCTCTGGGGATCCGGACGCTTTGTTTGTTCGGGGTGCTGAGCAGCGCAAAGCCGCAGCGATTTGCCGTCGTTGCCCGGTGATCATGGAGTGCCGTGCAGACGCTTTGGATAACCGCATTGAGTTCGGTGTGTGGGGTGGTTTGACTGAGCGTCAGCGTCGCGCTGTGCTGCGCAAGAATCCTGAGGTGACCGATTGGGCCACTCACCTTGCTGAGGGGCGCGAAATAGCGGGACTGTGA
- a CDS encoding DUF4177 domain-containing protein, translating into MKKWEYATVPLLSHATKQILDTWGEEGWELVTVTPGPNPDNVVAYMKREAQ; encoded by the coding sequence ATGAAGAAATGGGAGTACGCAACGGTTCCGTTGCTTTCGCATGCCACTAAGCAAATTCTCGACACGTGGGGGGAGGAAGGCTGGGAGTTGGTCACGGTCACTCCCGGTCCGAACCCCGACAATGTTGTCGCCTACATGAAGCGGGAGGCGCAGTAG
- a CDS encoding RidA family protein, with protein sequence MATWTKRLAEIGIELPPVAAPVAAYVPATQVGNQVWTSGQLPLVDGTLPATGKVGLEVSAGQAAELARRCALNALAAVDDLVGIDRVKRVVKIVGYVASDPGFVGQPAVVNGASELFTEIFGAAGEHARSAVGVAALPLNAPVEVELVVELNDEIFRRE encoded by the coding sequence GTGGCGACGTGGACGAAACGTCTCGCGGAAATCGGCATTGAGTTGCCCCCGGTGGCTGCTCCTGTGGCGGCTTATGTGCCTGCTACCCAGGTGGGAAACCAGGTGTGGACCTCTGGGCAGCTTCCGCTTGTCGACGGCACCCTGCCGGCAACCGGCAAGGTCGGGCTTGAAGTTTCCGCGGGGCAAGCCGCCGAGCTGGCGCGCCGTTGCGCTCTCAATGCTTTGGCTGCAGTCGATGACCTAGTCGGCATTGACCGCGTCAAACGGGTCGTGAAGATCGTTGGTTATGTTGCCTCCGATCCGGGTTTCGTGGGCCAGCCGGCGGTTGTCAACGGTGCCAGCGAGCTGTTTACGGAGATTTTCGGCGCAGCGGGTGAGCACGCCCGCTCTGCGGTTGGTGTAGCTGCCTTGCCGTTGAACGCTCCTGTCGAGGTTGAACTCGTCGTGGAGCTCAACGACGAGATTTTTAGGCGGGAGTAG
- a CDS encoding transglycosylase domain-containing protein: MHALTSFAKLVLALLAAALTTALCLAPIAGLGGMAIARTDETMRSNLADLTHGDVPGVTTITDITGAPIAWIYNQRRYEVPSQSIAQSTKDALVSTEDRRFYEHEGVDMQGFARAMVTNLLAGGVEQGASTINQQYVKNYLWLIDAKTDDEAAAATAQSIPRKLREMRMASDLDKTLTKDDILTRYLNLVSFGNHAYGIEAAARTYFGKPAAQLNVPESALLVGMLQSVEYLNPYTNPEGALGRRSIVLTRMADQGYITHAEADAYSRSELGILEVPDRLPDGCIAAGDNGFFCDYALRYLDSKGLPQEDLERGSYTITTTLDPQIQASTVEAIRASVSPNTHGVAGVLNVIRPGENSRDIVAMSSSRYYGLNLDEGQTIWPQPTSMVGNGAGSVFKIFTAAVALEQGMGLETRLNTPPRSVVYGMGGGGARNCPAGAYCVENAGTYAPELSLQDALAQSPNTTFVELIQKVGVRPTVDMAVRLGLRSYKDKGTYDGEQSIAQAAIDGNMGSFTLGPTAVNALELSNVAATIASGGRWCEPNPVVSVKDSNGNEVFIQRPDCEQAISPDIAGTLAHGMSEDIKTGTAERAAKAAGWTTPVAAKTGTTESHQSSAFLAFTRGIAGAPYIFNDGTQTTPLCTAPVRQCAAGTLFGGNEAADAWFRMANSVPGARDAGLPPSNKLLQRGTKQTALDKVTGINAEEAKKVLEREGFIVILQNVKGNGVARGNVVSAKPQDPMLRPGSLVTLNVSDGTSEAPANTSPTTGQQPTPPQSPMISQQEIDELTTQIGEARDALNSLFLGGTN, from the coding sequence GTGCATGCTTTGACCTCCTTCGCCAAATTAGTGCTCGCACTTCTGGCCGCGGCGCTCACCACTGCGCTGTGCCTGGCCCCAATCGCCGGGCTGGGAGGCATGGCTATCGCGCGCACCGACGAAACGATGCGCTCGAACCTCGCAGACCTCACCCACGGCGACGTCCCCGGCGTCACCACCATCACCGACATCACGGGTGCCCCCATAGCCTGGATCTACAACCAACGACGCTACGAAGTCCCCAGCCAAAGTATTGCCCAAAGCACCAAGGACGCCCTCGTGTCCACCGAGGACCGCAGGTTCTACGAACATGAAGGCGTCGACATGCAAGGCTTCGCCCGCGCAATGGTGACCAACTTGCTAGCCGGCGGCGTCGAGCAAGGCGCGTCCACCATCAACCAGCAATACGTGAAGAACTACCTGTGGCTAATCGACGCAAAAACTGACGACGAGGCGGCCGCCGCCACAGCCCAGTCAATCCCCCGCAAACTGCGCGAAATGCGCATGGCCTCCGACTTAGACAAGACACTGACCAAAGACGACATCCTGACGCGCTACCTAAACCTAGTTTCCTTCGGCAACCACGCCTACGGCATCGAAGCTGCCGCCCGCACCTACTTCGGCAAACCCGCCGCGCAGCTCAACGTGCCGGAAAGCGCCCTGCTGGTCGGGATGCTGCAGTCAGTGGAATACCTCAACCCCTACACCAACCCAGAAGGGGCACTGGGCCGCCGCAGCATCGTATTGACCCGGATGGCGGACCAGGGCTACATCACCCACGCCGAAGCCGACGCATACTCCCGCTCCGAATTAGGAATCCTCGAAGTGCCAGACCGCCTCCCCGACGGCTGCATCGCCGCAGGAGACAACGGGTTTTTCTGCGATTATGCACTGCGCTACCTCGACTCCAAAGGCCTGCCCCAAGAAGATCTTGAGCGCGGCTCCTACACCATCACCACCACCCTTGACCCGCAGATTCAGGCCAGCACCGTCGAAGCGATCCGCGCCAGCGTCAGCCCCAACACGCACGGTGTGGCAGGTGTATTAAATGTCATCCGTCCCGGCGAAAACTCCCGCGATATCGTCGCCATGAGCTCGTCGCGCTACTACGGCCTCAACCTCGACGAAGGCCAAACCATCTGGCCACAGCCCACCTCCATGGTGGGAAACGGCGCGGGATCCGTGTTTAAAATTTTCACCGCCGCCGTCGCCTTGGAACAGGGCATGGGCCTGGAAACCAGACTGAACACCCCGCCGCGTTCCGTTGTCTACGGCATGGGAGGCGGCGGCGCCCGCAACTGCCCCGCCGGGGCGTACTGCGTCGAAAACGCCGGGACCTACGCACCCGAACTGAGCCTGCAAGATGCCCTGGCACAGTCCCCGAACACCACGTTCGTCGAACTGATCCAGAAGGTGGGAGTACGCCCAACCGTTGACATGGCGGTGCGTTTAGGACTTCGCTCCTACAAAGACAAAGGCACATACGACGGCGAGCAGTCCATCGCCCAAGCCGCCATCGACGGCAACATGGGTTCTTTTACCCTCGGCCCAACAGCCGTCAACGCCCTTGAGCTGTCTAATGTGGCGGCCACGATAGCCTCCGGTGGCCGCTGGTGCGAACCCAACCCAGTAGTCAGCGTCAAAGACAGCAACGGCAACGAAGTCTTCATCCAACGCCCCGACTGCGAACAAGCCATCAGCCCCGACATCGCCGGCACCCTCGCGCACGGCATGTCCGAAGACATCAAAACTGGAACCGCTGAGCGCGCCGCCAAAGCCGCCGGGTGGACCACCCCCGTCGCCGCTAAGACAGGCACTACCGAATCACACCAGTCCTCCGCCTTTTTAGCCTTCACCCGCGGCATCGCCGGTGCGCCCTACATCTTCAACGACGGCACCCAGACCACCCCGCTGTGTACCGCGCCCGTGCGCCAGTGCGCAGCGGGCACCCTATTCGGCGGCAACGAAGCCGCCGACGCCTGGTTCCGCATGGCCAACTCCGTGCCCGGCGCCCGAGACGCGGGCCTGCCCCCGTCCAACAAGCTGCTGCAGCGCGGCACCAAACAAACCGCCCTTGACAAAGTCACGGGCATCAACGCTGAGGAAGCTAAGAAGGTGCTCGAAAGAGAAGGCTTCATCGTCATCTTGCAAAACGTGAAAGGAAACGGCGTCGCCAGGGGCAACGTCGTCTCAGCAAAGCCCCAAGACCCAATGCTGCGGCCCGGCTCCCTCGTCACCCTCAACGTCTCCGACGGCACGTCAGAGGCTCCGGCGAACACTTCCCCGACTACCGGCCAGCAGCCGACGCCACCTCAATCCCCCATGATCTCCCAACAAGAAATCGACGAGTTGACCACCCAGATCGGCGAAGCACGCGACGCCCTGAACTCACTGTTTTTGGGCGGCACCAACTAA